The Phragmitibacter flavus genome includes the window GGTTGGTTCATATGATGAACGCCCCACACCTGTGGTTGGAAGAACTAAGCGAGCGCAGACCCCGCCGACCGCGCCAGTTGGCAAGAGTCAAGCGATGCATGGCGCGTTAGGTATATGCTTATGGGCTCCAAGCCTGTGTCACGGTCAAATCTTCAGCATGAAGTCATCGCCATCGCCAATGCTCTCAACGAAGTCGGTCAGCACCGTGATGATTTTTTCCACATCCTGCAAGTTCGCCATCTCTACGACCGAATGCATGTATCGCAGCGGCAAACTGATCAAGGCGCTGGGAATTCCCGAACCCACATTAAAGATGCTATCGGTGTCCGTGCCGCTGTAACGTGACGAGGCCTCATGTTGCAAGGAGATCTTCGCCTTCTCCGCCACCTCCATCAGCCGTGCGACGACGAGCGGATGATTGCAAGTCCCGTGCGTGATGCTCGGGCCGCCGCCAAGTTTAACATCACCATGTTTGCTCTTGTCGATGCCAGGAGTGTCAGTCGCATGGGTGACATCGAGCACAACGGCCAGATCAGGCAGCAGACGTTGGGCGATCATCTTCGCCCCGTTGCCACCGATTTCTTCCTGAACCGCATTCACCGCGATCACGGTGCAGTTTTGGCGTTTCTTTTTCGCATGCAGTTTTTTGATCACCTGCGCAATGATGAAACCGCCGATGCGGTTGTCGAGAGCGCGGCCGAGCAGAAGTTTGTCGCCCATGAACTCCGCGTCATACGCATACACCGCCGGATGACCGACACGGATGCCCGCCTTGGCGACCTCCTTGTCGCTGCTGGCACCGATGTCGACATAAAGCTCGTTCACCTTAGGCACCTTTTCGTTGTCGCGCTCGCGAATGTGGATGGCCGTGTTGCCAATGATGCCGCGCACCACGCCCTTGTCTCCGAGAATTTCCAGACGACGACCGCGCGCCGTGGCCACATCGGAACCGCCGATCCGGTCCAGATGAAGAAAACCGTCCTTGGTGATCATGTTGACGATAAATCCGATTTCATCCGCATGGGATTCAAGCATCACCCGACGAGGCTTTTTGCCACTGCCTTCGAGCGTCGCCCATGCTGTGCCATACGCATCGCTTTCGACGCGATCAGAAAACTTGCGAAGATAGGATGCCCAGATGCGCTGGCCGCGGACTTCAAATCCGGTCGGGCTGGGGGCGCTGAGGTATTCGATGAGAAACGATTTGGATGGGGAATCAAGAGAGGTCTGAGCCATGGGAATTGATGAATAGATGGGATACGAGATACTGCCATGCTTCAGACACGGTGCCTAGTGCATTTGTATCGACGATCTGACCTCAAGCAATCAGCCGGATCGTCAGCGGATACCGATACATCACGCCATCGGCCGACTTGACGGCGGCGATGATGGAGAGCACCAGCGCGCCCACACACAGCACGATGAACATCGGAATGCCGATCAGAAACAGGCTCAGCACCAAGCATCCAATCGCATAGATGAAGAAGCTGATATGGAAGTTGAGCGCCTCCTTGGCGTGTTCAGCGGTGAATGGTGCTTCTTGTTTTTTGACGAGATAGATCACCAGTGGCAAAATGAAACCCACTCCGATTACCAAAGACAGGTGGCTGAGGACCACCCATATTTGTTCATTGGAATTGCTGTTGGGAAGGGGTGGAGTGGGCTGGTCCATGGTCGGCAGGATGGGCTGAATTTTCTGAAGGCAGTTTACTCCTCATGGGCGGGGAACCACCACCAAAAAATTGCGGACGTGGGTGAACTCGCGACGATAACGCACCTTACCGGACGACTCTTTCCACCACAGCGCGGTGGAACGACCGCCATCAAGGTTAAGCGCGCGATCCACTTCCAGCTCCGTGATGATGCCCTTGATCGAGAGCAGATCAGACAGCTGCCGCAAAGTTACATAACGACAGGTGCCAATGGCCCATTTGCCATCGTTGTCCGTCATGATGAAGGTTCGCGGACGACTGCGCACCGCTTCGAGGCCCTTTACCGCGAGACCGCCGTTCACCAGTCGGGGACCCGCCTGCACCAGATCCGTGATGCCCAATACATCGGAAAATTCATCGCGCCACAGCAGCATCGGCCGACCCCGCCGGACTTGAACCAATCCGCCGAGCAGCGAACTGCGTTGAAATTTCCCCGCCCGCTTTGACGCGGTTATGCTCAATCCCAATGGAGCAAATTCCGGGGTGAAATAACCGCCATTACAAGCTGCAAGGGCACCGCTGATGGAGCCCGCCATCTTTCCGAGATCCACCGCAGCTGATGCTGAAGGTTGATCCACCACGCGCAGGGTGCAGCGTTTGGAATCAAAGAAAATCAGCGTCAATTCCGCATCGACCGGACCTTCAATTTTTTTCTCCACCTGAACTGCTCCGTGACCGAGGTCGACGGCGGGGCTCTGCGAGGCAACTCTCCAAGCGGGTTGCGCCAAGAGTTCGGTGCTGCACAATACCATGCAGAATAGCAACAGTTTCACGTCGGCTGTGCCTCCAGCCACTGGATGACTTTTGCCAGCGCGCGTGCCCGGTGGCTCAATTGATTTTTGGTCGCGGCAGGCAGAACCCCGAAGCTGTGTTCGTAACCTTCCGGCACAAACAGAGCGTCATATCCAAAACCACCGACACCCTCTTCTTCGCGCAATAAACTTCCTTCCACCGCACCGTCGAAAACGCCTTTCACCACGCCGTCCAACGCGAGCACCATGCAACAGCGGAAGCGACCGGTGAACGGTGCTTGTTTGCCACTGGAGATCCGGGCGGTGAGTTCCTTGATAAGCTTTCGGCGGTTGCTGGCGTCGGTCGCACTCGCTCCTGAATAACGCGCAGAATGCACGCCGGGTTCACCATCGAGAACATCGACTTCAAGACCGGAGTCATCCGAAAGCACCAGCACACCCGGCAGCAAAACGCTCGCCGAAAGCGCCTTGATGGCGGCGTTCTCCGCAAACGTCGATCCTGTCTCGTCGGGCGAGGGAAGATGGGGATGGCTGGTGAGATCCGTTACCTCCCAGCCAGCACCGAGCATGGCGCGAATTTCTTCGGTCTTATGAGAATTTCCGGTGGCGACGAGCAGTTGCTTCACAATGGCCTATTGGTAGCACGAAGCAGCCATGCGCCAAGCAGCATTTGTTTGCCCAACGTTTCATTCGGCCAGAATACCTAATTATGAATTATCATCGAAAGCATCCTCCGGCCTGCGACGCAGTCGTCCTGGACTGCTGCGGCCTGCCGCCGCTGTAGGGAGCGTAGCCTGCTGCGCTGCGGAGGGAGACAACATGGCGGCTTTTGCCGTGGCAGGCACAAACCGGCAGGCCGGTTTTGGAAAAGCTGCGGCAGGCCGCAGCAGTCCACAGCGCTACGCGCAGAAGAAATGGATTCCGGCATCAACTGCGCTTGATTAAGCCTTCTGGCAATGAAACTGGAGAGCCTATTTGAGCGTCATGAGAAAGGCCATCAGATCGGCGATTTCCTGGTTTTTAAGAATCAGGTTCATCGGCGGCATGGGCGAGATCGGTGTGGCGGTGTAATTTTCCGCCATCACCGCATTCGGTTCCAGCAGGCTTTGCAGAAGGTAGGCTTCATCCTTGCGACCAGCGATTCCATCCAATGCCGGTCCGACCGGGCTGCCTTTTCCGCCCAGCATGTGGCAGTTCAGGCAGGCGGCGACAGGATGGGTGAGAAACAATTTTTCCCCGTTTTTGGCATCCCCCACCAGCACCTGATCATCGGCGTCCTCAAGCACCAGTTCGCTCAATTTGACATCGTCAAAATAGGTGTCGCCTTTCGCCACATGCAGCAAATTGACACTGGCCTTGGTGAGTTCACCGCTGTTGAAGATCACTTCCACCTCACGCCAGTCACCTTTGGCGACAATGGTTTCTGTCTGGATTTTGGTGCCATGAATGTTGAGGCTAGCCCTGCCACGAAACGCATGAGTTTTGATCCAGCCGCTGAGCCGGTATTGGGTGTTGGGTTTGAGCGCCACATCAGCGAAGAAGCTGGTGTCGGCAGAATCTCGCGTGATGCAGCGAAACCCAGGCGATGCCGCGTGAAACTGGCCATTCTCTTTGACGATGCTCCATTCCGCCGTGGCGTTGCCCGGAGGTTTGCTGTAGTCGTAATCGCGGCGTGTCCAACCTTCGGGCAGGCCGTTCGCTGCCAGCTTGTCAAAACCAGGATTGGGCAGCAGGTTGGGTCCTTCTTTCCAGGGCACTGCGTCATGATGCCGGCCCAGTTGGGTGATCGCCTCATTGAGCCATTCGTCCTTCTTCAACGATTCGTCCCGGCTCAGGTTTTTGATGGCTTGTTGGATTTCCGGGGTGGTAGGAAAATTCGCCAGTTTGATCAAGGCCGCGAGCCGTGTTTGTGGATCAGGATCGCTCATCACTCCGCTGCTGAAGTAGCTGTTGGCGGCATCTGCATCACTTCCAAGAGAACGAATGGCATTGCGGCGCAGCGCGGCATCCTTGGCCAGCAATGCGGATTTGGAAGTCTCCGCATCCAGCAAGCCAAGACCCTGCAAAGTCCACAGGGCATGGATCGCCTGAATGGGATTTGCCGCCGTCGTGATGATGGCCTTCAAAGCATCTGCTGCATCCACCTTTTTTCCTTCGACCAGCAAACGTTGGGCCGTGAGTCTCCAGTGTTGGGTGTCGTCTGCCAACGCGTCGACCAGTTGCGCCGTGGTGGCTTGTTGCAGCGACTTTTTCTCCGGCTTCGCCTGATCCCAAACGATGCGGTAGATGCGGCCACGACGATGATCACGCAGATCATTTTCATGAGCACCACCCACTCCGGTCTTCGCATCAAATCCACCGCGCGCCACACTGGGGGTGGGGTTGTGTTGAATAATAAAATTCTGGAAATCCGCCACCCAAATCGCACCATCGGGGCCAACTTCCGCATACACCGGTGAAGTCCATTCGTCACTGCTTGCCAGCACGTTAAAATCGTCCAAAGCCTTGTAGCCTGCGCCGTCGGGCTGCGCATCCATCAGCGTGATGACCTTCATGGTGGGCTCACAAATCATCGCTCTTCCCTGGAGTCGCGCGGGCAGATTGGCCGATTCAATAAAGGCACTTCCCGCAGCCGAGGTAAAACCACCGAACACATCAACCTGCCGGAAATTCGGCGTCACGGTATGCACCACATCCACGGCATTGATCTTCTTCGCCGACATGAAGCGACCTGCTTTCGGAAAGGTGTTGGCTGGAATGCCACCGTAAAAAATGGGCGCACCATTGGCCGTTCCGCCAAATGAATCGCCGACCGCGTTGAAGCTCTGCGCCCATGCGTTGTTGGTAAACTGGTGCAAAAACTCCATCTCACTGCCATCCGCCTTGAACCGATAAGTGCCCATGCCGAACTTCATCGCCTTGCCATTCACCGTGCCGTCAAAATTTGAATAACCCACGCAACCATGAATCCAGTTGTCGTAGCCATAGTGCAAATTGTTCGCCTGGGCGTGGGTGTCGCCGATTCCCCAGCCCGTCATGATCTCCTTGCGGACATCCGCCTTGTCATCGCCATTGGTGTCCTTCAAAAAAAGGAAGCGCGGAGGTTGAGAAACAATGACGCCGCCATGGCTCAACACGAGGCCGGTGGGAATATTCAAACCTTCCGCAAAAACCGTGAACTTGTCCGCCCGGCCATCGCCATTGGTATCTTCGCAAATCGTGATGCGGTCATTGCCCTGCCCGTCGGGTTTAACCCCATGCGGATAGTCAAAAGTTTCCGCCACCCAGCAACGTCCGCGCTCATCCCATGCCATGGCAATCGGTTTGCCAATGTCGGGATCGCTGGCAAAAAGTTCCAGCCGCATGTCCGCAGGCACTTGCGTGCGTTCGATGGAACCTTTGGCCTTAAACGGATGTTGAAAGGTGATCGCTTCCGGCCTCTTCTCATAGTTGGCCACCTGGGGATGTGGTTCACGCACCTCAGGTTCCCGGCTGCCGAGAAATTTGAGCCACTGATCTTTGTTGGCAGCGCTGAGCACCTCTTCACGAATTTGAGCCACCGTCGTGCCGGGCTCGGTGGTGATCAATTTCTTGCCGGACAAAGTCGCAGGGACCTTGTCGGAAGCCGCCATCATGACGACAGGAAAGTGTTTCACATAAGCTTCCGTCAACGCGCCGGCATCTGCCGTGTAGTCAAAATAAATGGCGTCCCTTCCGAGTTCGGCCATGGCCTGATGGAGGACACTGTCTTTACTCGCCTGACTGCGTGAAGGGTCAAACCACAACACCCGCAAATGATCGGGCGGATTTTCGGACGCGGTGGCGAAGATTGAAAAATGCGTAATAACCGCAAAAATAGAAAGGCGAAGCGAGTGAATCATACAAAGTTACCGGGTGAAGTGCATGGTATAGAACGCCCTATTGGCAGCGATGGTTAAGACGACTTTTGTAGGAAATCAGACATTTGGCTGCTACTTGCCGAGAAATTTCACCACCGCTTCGGTGCGGGATTGCACATGCAGTTTGCCGTAGATGGCATGCAGATGAGCACGCACCGTGCTGGTGCTGATGTTGAGTTGATCCGCAATTTCCTTGTATTGCAATCCCTTTGAAAGCTGGCCAAGAATCTCATTCTCGCGAGCCGTGAGGGTTTGCAGTTCGGGTGCCATCGTGCGACCAGGGTGAAAATAGGAAACCACCTTGCGGGCAATGTGCATCGACATCGGTGAACCACCCCGGTGGACTTCCTTCACCGCAGCGAGAATGTCCGCCGGGCGTGCGCGTTTCAGCATGTAGCCGCTGGCACCCGCGCGTAGAGAATCAAAAATGTTCTCCGTGTCATCATAAGTGGTGAGCATCAAAACGTGCAGGCCCGGCATCGCGGTCTTGAGCGCGGCGACGCACTCGATGCCGCTTCGTCCGGTGAGGTTGATGTCGGCCAGCAATACATCGGGCGGCAGCTTGGGCACTTCGATAATGGCCTGTTCGGCGCTGGGATAGGTGGCAATGCAGGTGAGGCCAGGTTCGCGGTTGATGAGTTTCTCCAAAGTTTCTCGGGTGACGCGGTCATCCTCAACAATGGAAACTTTGACGGAGGTGGAAGCGGTGGAAGCGTTCATGATTTTGGCCAGGGAAGCGTGATGGTGATGGTGGTGCCGGTGCCCGGTATGCTGACAATTTCACAGTTTCCCTTCAAGGCAGCCGCGCGGGCGGTGAGATTTTTCAGACCGTTGCCAAGGGAGTCTAAGGCGATCGAGTGGTCGTCAAAACCCCGCCCATTGTCGCTTAAAACCGACAGCAAATGGTGGGGTTTGGGTTGCACACTCAACGTGATCTCGCTGGCACCGGAATGTTTTGCCGCATTGTTTTGGGCCTCTTGAATCATCAGGAAATAATGATGACGGAAGTCGG containing:
- a CDS encoding M42 family metallopeptidase — protein: MAQTSLDSPSKSFLIEYLSAPSPTGFEVRGQRIWASYLRKFSDRVESDAYGTAWATLEGSGKKPRRVMLESHADEIGFIVNMITKDGFLHLDRIGGSDVATARGRRLEILGDKGVVRGIIGNTAIHIRERDNEKVPKVNELYVDIGASSDKEVAKAGIRVGHPAVYAYDAEFMGDKLLLGRALDNRIGGFIIAQVIKKLHAKKKRQNCTVIAVNAVQEEIGGNGAKMIAQRLLPDLAVVLDVTHATDTPGIDKSKHGDVKLGGGPSITHGTCNHPLVVARLMEVAEKAKISLQHEASSRYSGTDTDSIFNVGSGIPSALISLPLRYMHSVVEMANLQDVEKIITVLTDFVESIGDGDDFMLKI
- a CDS encoding DUF4870 domain-containing protein produces the protein MDQPTPPLPNSNSNEQIWVVLSHLSLVIGVGFILPLVIYLVKKQEAPFTAEHAKEALNFHISFFIYAIGCLVLSLFLIGIPMFIVLCVGALVLSIIAAVKSADGVMYRYPLTIRLIA
- a CDS encoding phosphodiester glycosidase family protein; the protein is MKLLLFCMVLCSTELLAQPAWRVASQSPAVDLGHGAVQVEKKIEGPVDAELTLIFFDSKRCTLRVVDQPSASAAVDLGKMAGSISGALAACNGGYFTPEFAPLGLSITASKRAGKFQRSSLLGGLVQVRRGRPMLLWRDEFSDVLGITDLVQAGPRLVNGGLAVKGLEAVRSRPRTFIMTDNDGKWAIGTCRYVTLRQLSDLLSIKGIITELEVDRALNLDGGRSTALWWKESSGKVRYRREFTHVRNFLVVVPRP
- a CDS encoding non-canonical purine NTP pyrophosphatase, producing MKQLLVATGNSHKTEEIRAMLGAGWEVTDLTSHPHLPSPDETGSTFAENAAIKALSASVLLPGVLVLSDDSGLEVDVLDGEPGVHSARYSGASATDASNRRKLIKELTARISSGKQAPFTGRFRCCMVLALDGVVKGVFDGAVEGSLLREEEGVGGFGYDALFVPEGYEHSFGVLPAATKNQLSHRARALAKVIQWLEAQPT
- a CDS encoding PVC-type heme-binding CxxCH protein produces the protein MIHSLRLSIFAVITHFSIFATASENPPDHLRVLWFDPSRSQASKDSVLHQAMAELGRDAIYFDYTADAGALTEAYVKHFPVVMMAASDKVPATLSGKKLITTEPGTTVAQIREEVLSAANKDQWLKFLGSREPEVREPHPQVANYEKRPEAITFQHPFKAKGSIERTQVPADMRLELFASDPDIGKPIAMAWDERGRCWVAETFDYPHGVKPDGQGNDRITICEDTNGDGRADKFTVFAEGLNIPTGLVLSHGGVIVSQPPRFLFLKDTNGDDKADVRKEIMTGWGIGDTHAQANNLHYGYDNWIHGCVGYSNFDGTVNGKAMKFGMGTYRFKADGSEMEFLHQFTNNAWAQSFNAVGDSFGGTANGAPIFYGGIPANTFPKAGRFMSAKKINAVDVVHTVTPNFRQVDVFGGFTSAAGSAFIESANLPARLQGRAMICEPTMKVITLMDAQPDGAGYKALDDFNVLASSDEWTSPVYAEVGPDGAIWVADFQNFIIQHNPTPSVARGGFDAKTGVGGAHENDLRDHRRGRIYRIVWDQAKPEKKSLQQATTAQLVDALADDTQHWRLTAQRLLVEGKKVDAADALKAIITTAANPIQAIHALWTLQGLGLLDAETSKSALLAKDAALRRNAIRSLGSDADAANSYFSSGVMSDPDPQTRLAALIKLANFPTTPEIQQAIKNLSRDESLKKDEWLNEAITQLGRHHDAVPWKEGPNLLPNPGFDKLAANGLPEGWTRRDYDYSKPPGNATAEWSIVKENGQFHAASPGFRCITRDSADTSFFADVALKPNTQYRLSGWIKTHAFRGRASLNIHGTKIQTETIVAKGDWREVEVIFNSGELTKASVNLLHVAKGDTYFDDVKLSELVLEDADDQVLVGDAKNGEKLFLTHPVAACLNCHMLGGKGSPVGPALDGIAGRKDEAYLLQSLLEPNAVMAENYTATPISPMPPMNLILKNQEIADLMAFLMTLK
- a CDS encoding response regulator, whose amino-acid sequence is MNASTASTSVKVSIVEDDRVTRETLEKLINREPGLTCIATYPSAEQAIIEVPKLPPDVLLADINLTGRSGIECVAALKTAMPGLHVLMLTTYDDTENIFDSLRAGASGYMLKRARPADILAAVKEVHRGGSPMSMHIARKVVSYFHPGRTMAPELQTLTARENEILGQLSKGLQYKEIADQLNISTSTVRAHLHAIYGKLHVQSRTEAVVKFLGK